The proteins below are encoded in one region of Brassica napus cultivar Da-Ae chromosome A6, Da-Ae, whole genome shotgun sequence:
- the LOC106346782 gene encoding glyceraldehyde-3-phosphate dehydrogenase GAPCP2, chloroplastic, whose amino-acid sequence MACSSLLRSAATSAAAPRVELHTSPSYGHSQVTSSLGFSRNLTSSRFSGAAVSTGSSSSLQICNARSVQPIKATATEAPPTVYRSRSSGKTKVGINGFGRIGRLVLRIATFRDDIEVVAVNDPFIDAKYMAYMFKYDSTHGNYKGTINVIDDSTLEINGKEVKVVSKRDPAEIPWADLGADYVVESSGVFTTLAKASSHLKGGAKKVIISAPSADAPMFVVGVNERTYRPNMDIVSNASCTTNCLAPLAKVVHEEFGILEGLMTTVHATTATQKTVDGPSMKDWRGGRGASQNIIPSSTGAAKAVGKVLPELNGKLTGMAFRVPTPNVSVVDLTCRLEKDASYEDVKAAIKFASEGPLRGIMGYTEEDVVSSDFVGDSRSSIFDANAGIGLSKSFMKLVSWYDNEWGYSNRVLDLIEHMALVSAIR is encoded by the exons ATGGCCTGCTCTTCCCTTCTCAGATCTGCCGCCACTTCCGCCGCCGCTCCTCGTGTCGAGCTTCACACATCTCCGTCGTACGGCCATTCTCAG GTCACGTCAAGTCTTGGATTTAGTCGCAACCTGACCTCGTCCAGATTCTCCGGTGCTGCGGTTTCAACAGGGTCATCTTCATCTTTACA AATATGCAATGCGCGAAGTGTTCAACCTATCAAGGCGACAGCTACAGAAGCGCCTCCTACTGTCTAca GGTCAAGGAGCAGTGGAAAGACTAAGGTCGGGATCAATG GTTTTGGTCGGATTGGAAGGTTGGTCCTTCGTATCGCAACTTTCAGAGATGATATTGAGGTTGTAGCAGTCAACGACCCATTCATAGACGCCAAGTACATG GCATACATGTTCAAGTATGATTCTACTCATGGAAATTACAAAGGAACCATCAATGTAATTGACGATTCCACTTTGGAGATCAATGGAAAAGAAGTCAAAGTTGTCAGCAAGAG AGACCCAGCTGAGATCCCTTGGGCTGATCTTGGAGCTGATTATGTGGTTGAATCTTCCGGAGTATTCACCACCCTTGCAAAAGCTTCGTCACATTTGAAG GGTGGCGCCAAGAAAGTCATCATTTCTGCCCCTTCAGCGGACGCACCAATGTTTGTTGTTGGAGTAAATGAGAGGACATACAGACCTAACATGGATATTGTCTCGAATGCAAGCTGTACCACCAATTGTCTTGCACCTCTTGCTAAG GTGGTGCATGAGGAATTTGGAATTCTTGAAGGCTTGATGACAACAGTTCATGCGACCACAG CAACTCAGAAAACTGTGGACGGCCCATCAATGAAGGACTGGAGAGGAGGCCGAGGTGCCAGTCAAAACATCATTCCTAGCTCAACCGGCGCTGCAAAG GCTGTTGGTAAGGTTCTTCCAGAACTCAATGGAAAACTAACGGGAATGGCTTTCCGTGTTCCAACACCAAATGTTTCTGTTGTGGATTTAACTTGTCGACTTGAGAAGGATGCATCGTACGAAGATGTCAAGGCAGCCATCAA GTTTGCTTCAGAAGGACCACTTAGGGGAATTATGGGGTACACAGAAGAAGATGTCGTCTCCAGCGATTTTGTCGGAGATTCAAG GTCAAGTATCTTTGATGCTAATGCTGGGATTGGATTAAGCAAGTCCTTCATGAAGCTTGTCTCCTGGTATGACAACGAATGGGGTTACAG CAACCGAGTCCTTGACCTGATAGAGCATATGGCGTTAGTTTCAGCCATCCGCTAA
- the LOC106346781 gene encoding metal tolerance protein 10-like has translation MATEHITRTSDQYNVELLPSDEDAPPLSSSWRLSLDTFRLPSSPSSTGHHDVRTRFSRYFRTPRKERKVSEYYKKQERLLEGFNEMESIHETGFASGAPTEEEMKKLAKSERLAVHISNATNLVLFVAKVYASMESRSMAVIASTLDSLLDLLSGFILWFTANAMRKPNHFHYPIGKRRMQPVGIIVFASVMATLGLQVLLESGRQLVSKSGIHMNSTEEKWMIGIMVSVTIVKFLLMLYCRGFQNEIVRAYAQDHLFDVVTNSIGLATAVLAVKFYWWIDPSGAILIALYTIGTWARTVLENVHSLIGRSAPPDFLAKLTFLIWNHHEQIKHIDTVRAYTFGSHYFVEVDIVLPEDMRLQEAHNIGETLQEKLEQLAEVERAFVHIDFEFTHRPEHKYS, from the exons ATGGCTACGGAGCATATTACACGTACGTCGGACCAATACAATGTCGAGCTTTTACCTAGCGACGAAGATGCGCCGCCGCTTTCGTCGTCCTGGCGTCTCAGCCTCGACACTTTTCGACTTCCTTCTTCCCCGTCGTCCACCGGCCATCACGACGTTCGAACTCGCTTTTCCCGCTACTTCCGTACTCCCA GGAAGGAACGTAAAGTCTCTGAATACTACAAGAAGCAAGAGAGGCTCCTCGAAGGCTTCAACGAGATGGAGTCTATCCATGAAACCGGTTTTGCTTCTGGAGCTCCAACTGAG GAAGAAATGAAGAAGCTTGCAAAGAGTGAGAGACTGGCTGTTCACATCTCCAACGCTACAAATTTGGTGCTTTTTGTGGCAAAGGTTTATGCATCTATGGAGAGTAGATCCATGGCTGTGATTGCTTCAACTCTGGACTCTCTCTTGGATCTCTTGTCTGGTTTTATTCTCTGGTTTACAGCTAATGCCATGAGAAAACCAAACCATTTTCATTATCCTATTGGCAAACGACGGATGCAACCTGTG GGCATCATTGTGTTTGCGTCCGTGATGGCAACTCTTGGACTGCAAGTTTTGCTAGAGTCAGGAAGGCAACTAGTCTCCAAG AGTGGTATTCATATGAATAGCACAGAGGAGAAATGGATGATAGGGATCATGGTCTCTGTCACCATAGTGAAGTTCCTACTCATGCTTTACTGCAGAGGTTTTCAGAACGAGATCGTTAGGGCCTACGCTCAGGATCACCTCTTTGACGTTGTCACCAATTCAATCGGCTTGGCAACAGCTGTCTTGGCCGTCAAATTCTACTGGTGGATTGATCCCTCCGGTGCTATACTT ATAGCTTTGTACACCATAGGGACATGGGCAAGAACCGTACTAGAGAACGTCCACTCGCTGATCGGACGCTCAGCCCCTCCAGACTTCTTGGCGAAACTGACGTTCTTGATATGGAACCATCACGAACAAATCAAGCATATCGACACAGTAAGAGCCTACACTTTCGGTTCACACTACTTTGTAGAGGTTGACATTGTGCTGCCAGAGGACATGAGACTGCAAGAGGCTCACAACATCGGAGAGACTCTTCAGGAGAAGCTCGAGCAACTTGCTGAGGTGGAACGAGCTTTTGTTCACATAGACTTTGAGTTCACTCATCGTCCTGAACACAAGTATAGTTAG
- the LOC106346780 gene encoding uncharacterized protein LOC106346780 encodes MSFLLSNLSPSILLQTGKSPNLRPIFTPSQSTSSSTGYVFDEDSLSTLSLSSVQSPPLQDAQVKTKPTPQDKHNHDRDEFYINLGLAVRTLREDLPLIFAKDLNYDIYRDDVTFVDPMNTFSGIENYKLIFWALRFHGKILFRDISLEIFRVWQPSENMILIRWTLKGVPRVPWEAKGEFQGTSRYKLDRNGKIYEHKVDNLAFNFPHQLKPAASVLDLVTASPASSPHPTFFSGPVDSCSSSWIEFYQAVRRTVDKTEHMLVTDRLITCS; translated from the exons ATGTCTTTTCTTCTCTCTAATCTATCACCTTCGATACTTCTCCAAACCGGAAAATCCCCAAACCTTAGACCCATCTTCACTCCATCTCAATCGACATCGTCTTCAACAGGCTACGTGTTTGATGAAGATAGTCTCTCTACACTCTCCCTTTCTTCCGTCCAGTCTCCTCCTCTTCAAGATGCCCAGGTTAAGACAAAACCCACTCCGCAAGACAAGCATAACCACGACAGAGATgagttctacatcaatctcggtCTCGCTGTCCGTACGCTTCGTGAAGATTTGCCTTTAATCTTCGCTAAAGATCTAAACTACGACATCTACAG GGATGATGTAACGTTTGTGGATCCAATGAACACATTCAGTGGGATTGAGAACTACAAGTTGATCTTCTGGGCACTCAGGTTTCACGGGAAGATATTGTTCAGAGACATCTCACTTGAGATCTTCAGGGTATGGCAACCATCAGAGAACATGATTCTTATCAGGTGGACTCTCAAGGGAGTGCCTAGAGTCCCATGGGAAGCTAAAGGAGAGTTTCAAGGCACTTCTCGGTATAAACTCGACCGTAATGGCAAAATCTATGAGCATAAAGTCGATAACTTGGCCTTCAACTTCCCTCATCAGCTCAAACCAGCAGCTTCGGTTTTGGATTTGGTCACTGCTTCCCCTGCAAGTAGTCCCCATCCAACCTTCTTTTCCGGTCCTGTCGACTCGTGTTCATCTTCATGGATCGAGTTCTACCAAGCGGTGAGGCGGACAGTGGACAAGACAGAGCATATGCTTGTGACAGACAGACTAATCACATGCTCGTAG
- the LOC106346779 gene encoding putative cyclin-B3-1 isoform X2, whose translation MAFAKAPRLGKDDTLGNRAWTRSFKVYYDTQKTDPACKVGVAHKTRILLRRKSVTISSGATSNTNNMKGTSRITGQNKSSNENSEKYTQVTRKALADLSNVGGNTLRPALSGSSTMKWNGVKCSNPQRKLPALKRISLTDKNTKKDNVSSLDSKQLGQGPASKVSNKALPQLSSARSFTRKIRTSVGSLPSDRTNQSKNTVRIARKSIKIQTTVKTSLQKRSPLKNPPVGRSKSQSILSVPSPEEAASALSIPEQVETEGLKEDTQGESSSNAKTDSATKVLNVSARPKSKRRKSFTSLLVSGSKKNDETAQQEKLPNIDDESNQLEVAEYVDDIYQFYWTAEALNPALGYYLSTQTKVSPITRGILINWLIEVHSKFDLMHETLYLTMNLLDRYLSQVPVQKNEMQLIGLTALLLASKYEDYWHPRIKDLISISAETYTREQILGMERIMLKQLKFRLNEATPYVFMLRFLKAAQSNKKLQQLSFYLIELCLVEYEALKFKSSLLCASAIYVARCTLHMTPVWTALLNSHTHYNVSQMKDCSDMILNFHKAAKTGKLRVTYDKYMKSELSNVAVLKPLDKLPL comes from the exons ATGGCGTTCGCGAAG GCACCACGACTAGGTAAAGATGACACCCTTGGGAACCGAG CATGGACCAGGAGTTTCAAAGTGTATTACGATACACAGAAGACTGATCCAGCTTGTAAAGT AGGTGTTGCACACAAGACTCGTATTCTTTTAAG GAGAAAATCTGTGACGATTAGCAGTGGCGCAACTTCTAACACAAACAATATGAAG GGAACTTCAAGAATCACGGGCCAGAACAAAAGCAGTAATGAAAATTCTG AGAAATATACTCAGGTCACAAGAAAGGCATTGGCTGATTTGAGTAATGTTGGTGGGAACACTTTAAGGCCAGCGCTTTCTGGCAGCAGTACCAT GAAATGGAATGGTGTAAAATGTTCAAATCCGCAAAG AAAACTACCAGCTTTAAAAAGAATAAGCCTCACAGACAAGAATACAAAGAAG GACAATGTCTCAAGCTTAGATTCAAAACAATTGGGTCAGGGTCCAG CTAGTAAAGTCAGCAACAAAGCCCTCCCACAGCTAAGCAGTGCCAGAAGCTTTACCAGGAAAATTCGGACAAGTGTCGGTTCTTTACCATC GGACCGCACCAACCAGAGTAAGAATACTGTTCGTATCGCAAGGAAATCTATCAAG ATCCAGACAACTGTGAAGACTTCGCTGCAAAAGCGTAGTCCTCTTAAGAATCCCCCGGTCGGTAGAAGCAAATCACAATCTATCCTTTCAGTCCCTTCACCTGAAGAAGCTGCATCGGCACTGTCAATTCCGGAACAAGTTGAAACAGAAGGTCTTAAAGAAGATACTCAAGGAGAGAGTTCATCTAATGCAAAAACAGACTCAGCTACGAAAGTGTTGAATGTTTCAGCGAGACCAAAATCAAAACGTAGAAAGTCTTTCACATCTCTACTAGTGAGTGGATCGAAG AAAAATGATGAGACTGCACAGCAAGAAAAACTTCCAAACATTGATGATGAATCCAATCAGCTAGAAGTTGCAGAATACGTGGACGACATATATCAGTTCTATTGGACTGCTGAG GCGTTAAATCCAGCTTTGGGATACTACTTGTCAACTCAGACAAAAGTTAGTCCAATTACGCGTGGGATTTTGATAAACTGGCTTATCGAA GTTCATTCCAAATTTGATCTGATGCATGAGACTCTCTACCTCACAATGAATTTATTGGATCGCTACCTCTCCCAAGTTCCAGTACAGAAAAATGAGATGCAATTGATTGGTCTTACTGCGCTCTTACTAGCCTCTAAATACGAGGACTATTGGCACCCTAGG ATCAAAGACTTGATTAGCATCTCCGCAGAAACTTACACAAGAGAACAAATCCTGGGAATG gAGAGGATTATGCTCAAACAGTTAAAGTTCCGTTTGAATGAAGCGACCCCTTACGTTTTCATGTTGAGGTTCCTAAAAGCTGctcaatcaaacaagaag cttcaacaacTCTCCTTCTACCTAATAGAGCTGTGCTTGGTTGAGTATGAAGCTTTGAAGTTCAAGTCTTCGTTGCTCTGCGCATCAGCCATCTATGTAGCCCGCTGCACTTTACATATGACACCAGTTTGGACCGCGCTTCTAAACAGCCATACACACTACAATGTCTCCCAAATGAA GGATTGTTCTGACATGATCCTAAACTTCCATAAAGCTGCGAAGACAGGAAAACTGAGGGTCACTTATGACAAGTACATGAAATCAGAACTAAGTAACGTCGCAGTCTTGAAACCCTTGGACAAGCTTCCTCTCTAA
- the LOC106346779 gene encoding putative cyclin-B3-1 isoform X1, which translates to MAFAKAPRLGKDDTLGNRAWTRSFKVYYDTQKTDPACKVGVAHKTRILLRRKSVTISSGATSNTNNMKKGTSRITGQNKSSNENSEKYTQVTRKALADLSNVGGNTLRPALSGSSTMKWNGVKCSNPQRKLPALKRISLTDKNTKKDNVSSLDSKQLGQGPASKVSNKALPQLSSARSFTRKIRTSVGSLPSDRTNQSKNTVRIARKSIKIQTTVKTSLQKRSPLKNPPVGRSKSQSILSVPSPEEAASALSIPEQVETEGLKEDTQGESSSNAKTDSATKVLNVSARPKSKRRKSFTSLLVSGSKKNDETAQQEKLPNIDDESNQLEVAEYVDDIYQFYWTAEALNPALGYYLSTQTKVSPITRGILINWLIEVHSKFDLMHETLYLTMNLLDRYLSQVPVQKNEMQLIGLTALLLASKYEDYWHPRIKDLISISAETYTREQILGMERIMLKQLKFRLNEATPYVFMLRFLKAAQSNKKLQQLSFYLIELCLVEYEALKFKSSLLCASAIYVARCTLHMTPVWTALLNSHTHYNVSQMKDCSDMILNFHKAAKTGKLRVTYDKYMKSELSNVAVLKPLDKLPL; encoded by the exons ATGGCGTTCGCGAAG GCACCACGACTAGGTAAAGATGACACCCTTGGGAACCGAG CATGGACCAGGAGTTTCAAAGTGTATTACGATACACAGAAGACTGATCCAGCTTGTAAAGT AGGTGTTGCACACAAGACTCGTATTCTTTTAAG GAGAAAATCTGTGACGATTAGCAGTGGCGCAACTTCTAACACAAACAATATGAAG AAGGGAACTTCAAGAATCACGGGCCAGAACAAAAGCAGTAATGAAAATTCTG AGAAATATACTCAGGTCACAAGAAAGGCATTGGCTGATTTGAGTAATGTTGGTGGGAACACTTTAAGGCCAGCGCTTTCTGGCAGCAGTACCAT GAAATGGAATGGTGTAAAATGTTCAAATCCGCAAAG AAAACTACCAGCTTTAAAAAGAATAAGCCTCACAGACAAGAATACAAAGAAG GACAATGTCTCAAGCTTAGATTCAAAACAATTGGGTCAGGGTCCAG CTAGTAAAGTCAGCAACAAAGCCCTCCCACAGCTAAGCAGTGCCAGAAGCTTTACCAGGAAAATTCGGACAAGTGTCGGTTCTTTACCATC GGACCGCACCAACCAGAGTAAGAATACTGTTCGTATCGCAAGGAAATCTATCAAG ATCCAGACAACTGTGAAGACTTCGCTGCAAAAGCGTAGTCCTCTTAAGAATCCCCCGGTCGGTAGAAGCAAATCACAATCTATCCTTTCAGTCCCTTCACCTGAAGAAGCTGCATCGGCACTGTCAATTCCGGAACAAGTTGAAACAGAAGGTCTTAAAGAAGATACTCAAGGAGAGAGTTCATCTAATGCAAAAACAGACTCAGCTACGAAAGTGTTGAATGTTTCAGCGAGACCAAAATCAAAACGTAGAAAGTCTTTCACATCTCTACTAGTGAGTGGATCGAAG AAAAATGATGAGACTGCACAGCAAGAAAAACTTCCAAACATTGATGATGAATCCAATCAGCTAGAAGTTGCAGAATACGTGGACGACATATATCAGTTCTATTGGACTGCTGAG GCGTTAAATCCAGCTTTGGGATACTACTTGTCAACTCAGACAAAAGTTAGTCCAATTACGCGTGGGATTTTGATAAACTGGCTTATCGAA GTTCATTCCAAATTTGATCTGATGCATGAGACTCTCTACCTCACAATGAATTTATTGGATCGCTACCTCTCCCAAGTTCCAGTACAGAAAAATGAGATGCAATTGATTGGTCTTACTGCGCTCTTACTAGCCTCTAAATACGAGGACTATTGGCACCCTAGG ATCAAAGACTTGATTAGCATCTCCGCAGAAACTTACACAAGAGAACAAATCCTGGGAATG gAGAGGATTATGCTCAAACAGTTAAAGTTCCGTTTGAATGAAGCGACCCCTTACGTTTTCATGTTGAGGTTCCTAAAAGCTGctcaatcaaacaagaag cttcaacaacTCTCCTTCTACCTAATAGAGCTGTGCTTGGTTGAGTATGAAGCTTTGAAGTTCAAGTCTTCGTTGCTCTGCGCATCAGCCATCTATGTAGCCCGCTGCACTTTACATATGACACCAGTTTGGACCGCGCTTCTAAACAGCCATACACACTACAATGTCTCCCAAATGAA GGATTGTTCTGACATGATCCTAAACTTCCATAAAGCTGCGAAGACAGGAAAACTGAGGGTCACTTATGACAAGTACATGAAATCAGAACTAAGTAACGTCGCAGTCTTGAAACCCTTGGACAAGCTTCCTCTCTAA
- the LOC106346778 gene encoding inosine-5'-monophosphate dehydrogenase 2-like, with protein sequence MASGFEDGFSAEKLFAQGYSYTYDDVIFLPHYIDFSTDAVSLSTRLSKRVPLSIPCVASPMDTVSESHMAAAMAALGGIGIVHYNCDTATQASLIRHAKSLRVPIASDAVFKCPDHLIGSVDDFGPSSFVFVSQTGTLTPSLLGYVSKSEWSSMKDEQKEMKIYDYMRSCESRDYYVPWDIDLDKIDAVLEDKQKGFVVLEKDGETVNVVTKDDVERVKGYPKLGSGTVGPDGKWMVGAAIGTRESDKERLEHLVKAGANVVVLDSSQGNSIYQIEMIKYVKNLYPELDVVGGNVVTMYQAENLIKAGVDGLRVGMGSGSICTTQEVCAVGRGQATAVYKVSTLAAQHGVPVIADGGISNSGHIVKALVLGASTVMMGSFLAGSTEAPGAYEYRNGRRVKKYRGMGSLEAMTKGSDQRYLGDTAKLKIAQGVVGAVADKGSVLKFIPYTMHAVKQGFQDLGASSLQSAHELLREKVLRLEARTGAAQIEGGVHGLVSYEKKSF encoded by the exons ATGGCTTCAGGATTCGAGGATGGATTCTCAGCGGAGAAGCTCTTCGCGCAGGGATACTCCTACACCTACGACGACGTGATATTCCTCCCTCACTACATCGACTTCTCCACGGACGCCGTCTCCTTATCCACGCGCCTCAGCAAGCGCGTCCCTCTCTCCATCCCCTGCGTCGCTTCCCCCATGGACACCGTCTCCGAGTCCCACATGGCTGCTGCTATGGCCGCGCTCGGAGGTATCGGAATCGTCCACTATAACTGCGACACCGCCACTCAGGCTTCCCTCATCCGCCACGCTAAATCCCTCCGTGTTCCGATTGCCTCCGACGCCGTTTTTAAGTGCCCTGACCATCTGATTGGTTCGGTTGATGACTTTGGTCCTTCTTCCTTCGTTTTTGTCTCTCAGACAG GGACATTGACACCGAGTTTGTTGGGTTATGTCTCAAAATCGGAGTGGTCTTCTATGAAAGATGAACAAAAGGAAATGAAGATATATGATTACATGCGTAGCTGTGAGAGCAGAGACTACTATGTTCCGTGGGATATCGATCTCGACAAGATCGATGCGGTTTTGGAAGATAAGCAGAAAGGCTTTGTGGTTCTGGAGAAGGATGGTGAGACCGTGAATGTAGTGACAAAAGACGATGTGGAGAGGGTTAAAGGATATCCTAAGTTAGGGTCAGGAACCGTTGGTCCGGACGGTAAGTGGATGGTGGGTGCAGCCATAGGGACAAGGGAGTCAGATAAGGAGAGGTTAGAGCATTTGGTGAAAGCTGGAGCTAATGTTGTGGTGTTGGATAGTTCGCAAGGGAACTCTATTTACCAGATTGAGATGATTAAATATGTGAAGAATTTGTATCCGGAGTTGGATGTGGTCGGTGGGAATGTGGTGACTATGTACCAGGCTGAGAACTTGATCAAAGCTGGAGTTGATGGGCTGAGAGTTGGTATGGGGTCTGGGTCTATATGCACTACACAAGAGGTTTGTGCTGTTGGACGTGGACAG GCTACTGCTGTGTACAAAGTCTCGACCCTTGCTGCTCAGCACGGTGTACCTGTTATAGCAGATGGAGGGATATCAAACTCTGGTCACATTGTGAAGGCTCTAGTCCTTGGAGCATCAACTGTGATGATGGGAAGCTTCTTAGCTGGAAGCACTGAGGCTCCTGGTGCTTACGAATATCGA AACGGTAGGAGAGTGAAAAAGTACAGAGGCATGGGTTCATTAGAAGCGATGACAAAAGGAAGCGATCAAAGATACTTGGGAGACACCGCGAAGCTCAAGATTGCACAAGGAGTGGTGGGAGCAGTGGCGGATAAAGGCTCGGTGTTGAAGTTCATACCATACACAATGCATGCCGTGAAGCAAGGTTTCCAAGATCTTGGTGCTTCCTCTTTGCAATCCGCTCACGAGCTATTGAGAGAAAAGGTCCTTAGACTAGAG GCTCGTACCGGTGCAGCACAGATTGAAGGAGGAGTCCATGGACTTGTTTCTTACGAAAAGAAATCATTTTAG
- the LOC106351365 gene encoding organic cation/carnitine transporter 6-like, protein MADQSKPLLLSVDDSNVDHKTRSEALTFDNIVEQSLSDFGFWQLFQVILVGLALFFDAQQIFITVYTDAYPTWHCLNHTICDHSTSDICQLPRSAWEWDGGSKDKTVISDFGLECSSSLLRSMPSSAFYIGAIVGGFVLALIPDGSLGRKKLVLLSTFAMSITSISVAFSTNVWIYTTLKFIIGFSRSQTWSYALVLISERVSTRWRPRATMIPFTFFVLGFMSLSGIAFLAQHSSWRFLYLYTAVPAIFYCIFLYIFALESPRWLHMQGNDEEAINVLKSMSSKNKPYLESLVSQLPPEQETSEELPRYSIKDFFFRKWAFRRIVVVMIILFGLGISYYGVPLAARDIDVNIYLSETLNAVVELPTFVITPILLERFNRRSSVLVNTLLGGASGVLCFVLSLLGKTGMAFAFELATFFCARIGFNLMAVYMVEMFPTCVRSSATMMFRQALVVGGACCPLIASIGRDLPSVSFAIFGVAMSGFGLFVLILPETKGSSLCDTMEEQEKRDQTINTSHC, encoded by the coding sequence ATGGCTGATCAGTCAAAACCATTGTTGTTGTCTGTCGATGATTCCAACGTCGACCACAAAACCAGATCAGAAGCTTTAACTTTCGACAACATTGTCGAACAGAGTCTATCAGATTTTGGGTTCTGGCAACTCTTCCAGGTAATCCTCGTTGGACTCGCTTTGTTCTTCGATGCTCAGCAGATATTCATCACGGTTTATACAGACGCATACCCCACGTGGCACTGTCTTAACCACACGATCTGCGATCATTCCACTTCCGACATCTGCCAGCTCCCAAGATCAGCCTGGGAATGGGACGGTGGCTCCAAGGACAAAACCGTCATTTCAGATTTTGGACTCGAGTGCTCGAGCTCATTACTCAGAAGTATGCCTAGCTCTGCTTTCTACATCGGTGCCATTGTTGGAGGATTCGTTCTAGCGTTAATCCCAGATGGTTCCTTAGGCCGCAAGAAACTAGTTTTGCTCTCTACCTTTGCTATGTCAATCACTTCAATCTCTGTTGCCTTCTCAACCAACGTATGGATCTACACAACGCTAAAGTTTATCATCGGGTTCTCGAGATCACAGACATGGTCATACGCGCTGGTTCTCATCAGTGAGCGAGTCTCCACCAGATGGAGACCGAGAGCTACGATGATTCCATTTACCTTTttcgttttagggtttatgtcaTTGTCTGGAATCGCCTTCCTTGCTCAACACTCTTCATGGAGATTTCTCTATCTCTACACAGCTGTTCCCGCAATATTCTACTGTATCTTCCTCTACATATTCGCACTCGAATCACCTAGGTGGCTTCACATGCaaggaaacgacgaagaagctattAATGTTCTCAAAAGCATGTCATCCAAGAACAAACCCTACTTGGAATCACTAGTTTCTCAGTTACCTCCGGAGCAAGAAACCTCTGAAGAGCTGCCAAGGTACTCTATTAAGGACTTCTTCTTCCGAAAGTGGGCTTTTCGGAGGATTGTAGTTGTTATGATCATATTGTTTGGATTGGGAATATCGTACTATGGAGTTCCATTAGCAGCTAGAGATATAGACGTCAACATATACTTGAGCGAAACCCTAAACGCAGTGGTGGAGTTGCCTACTTTCGTTATCACTCCGATCTTATTGGAGAGGTTCAACAGAAGAAGCTCTGTTCTAGTGAATACCTTACTCGGTGGAGCCTCGGGAGTGCTTTGTTTCGTTCTCAGTCTTCTCGGGAAAACAGGGATGGCGTTTGCGTTTGAGCTAGCGACATTTTTCTGTGCAAGAATCGGATTCAACCTAATGGCGGTTTATATGGTTGAAATGTTTCCGACATGTGTGAGAAGTTCCGCAACAATGATGTTTAGACAGGCTCTTGTCGTTGGAGGAGCTTGTTGTCCGCTCATTGCTTCCATTGGGAGAGATTTACCATCAGTATCCTTTGCGATTTTCGGAGTTGCCATGTCAGGTTTTGGATTGTTCGTTTTGATTCTACCCGAGACAAAAGGTTCAAGCCTCTGCGATACAATGgaagaacaagagaagagagatcAAACCATAAACACTAGCCATTGTTGA